In Actinomycetota bacterium, the genomic window GCGGCCGCCACCGTGCTGGAATCCGACGTCGCGGGGGTGGAGCGGGGAGCCCGCCTCATCGTCCGGCCGGACGGGTCCTCCGAGGGCGGCACCGGCGACGCGCGGCTCGACGAGGCGGCCCGTCAGGCTGCGCTCGAGCTGCTCGACGAGGGCCGGTCCGAGATCCGGGCGCTGGCCGGCTCGAACGGCGAGGCCCGGGCGTTCGTGGAGGTGCTGGAGCCACCGCTCCGCCTGGTGATCTGCGGGGCCGGACACGACGCGATCCCGGTGGTCCACGCGGCGGCGCAGCTGGGGTGGCGGGTGACGGTCGCCGACGAGCGGGAGGCGTTCCTGACCAGGGAGCGGTTCCCGGAGGCCGCCGACCTGCTTCGGGTGGAACGCCCGGAGCTCGCCGCGGCCACGGTCGGGACGGACCGGCGCACCAACGTCGTGGTGATGAGCCACAACTACCTGCGGGACAAGGACTATCTCCGCGGGTTCCTCGGCACGGGGGTCCCGTACATCGGGATGCTGGGGCCGCGCTCGCGGACCGACCGCCTGCTCCAGGAGCTGCGGAGCGAGGGCGTCCAGCCAACGGAGGAGGACCTGGAGGCCATGC contains:
- a CDS encoding XdhC family protein, which codes for MSEIADVLAAIESLHERGERMALATIVAVRGSTYRRPGARLLVPESGELVGNISGGCLEGDVADVANVVMVEGQPRLVNFDLTADDEAVWGWGLGCNGAIDVFVEPAEKAAEVAGALRMALEEQRPIAAATVLESDVAGVERGARLIVRPDGSSEGGTGDARLDEAARQAALELLDEGRSEIRALAGSNGEARAFVEVLEPPLRLVICGAGHDAIPVVHAAAQLGWRVTVADEREAFLTRERFPEAADLLRVERPELAAATVGTDRRTNVVVMSHNYLRDKDYLRGFLGTGVPYIGMLGPRSRTDRLLQELRSEGVQPTEEDLEAMHGPAGLDVGSDSPEEIAAAIAAEILAVRRTRGAGFLRERQGPIHERPQPATRGA